In Colius striatus isolate bColStr4 chromosome 17, bColStr4.1.hap1, whole genome shotgun sequence, the following proteins share a genomic window:
- the ALDH2 gene encoding aldehyde dehydrogenase, mitochondrial gives MLRAAVRASRLCRGPARLGPSFSAAASPIPAPNPRPDIAYNKIFINNEWHDAVSKKTFPSVNPATGEVICQVAEGDKADVDKAVQAAKAAFQLGSPWRRMDASHRGKLLNRLADLIERDRAYLAALETLDNGKPYSISYLVDLDMVVKCLRYFAGWSDKYHGKTIPLDGDFFCYTRLEPVGVCGQIIPWNFPLLMQAWKLGPALATGNVVVMKVAEQTPLSGLYVANLIKEAGFPPGVVNIIPGFGPTAGAAISSHMEIDKVAFTGSTEVGHLIQKAAAESNLKRVTLELGGKSPNIILSDADMDWAVDQAHFALFFNQGQCCCAGSRMYVQEDIYHEFVERSVEKAKARVVGNPFDFKTEQGPQVDEEQFKKILGYISAGKREGAKLLCGGSPAADRGYFIQPTVFGDVQDNMTIAREEIFGPVMQILKFKTVEEVIERANDSKYGLAAAVFTKDLDKANYVSQSLRAGTVWINCYNVFGAQAPFGGYKASGNGRELGEYGLEAYVEVKNVTMKIPQKNS, from the exons ATGTTGCGGGCAGCGGTTCGCGCTTCCCGGCTctgccgcggcccggcccggctcggtCCGTCCTTCTCGGCCGCCGCTTCCCCCATCCCGGCGCCCAACCCGCGCCCCGACATCGCCTATAACAAG ATTTTCATCAATAACGAGTGGCACGATGCAGTCAGTAAGAAAACCTTCCCTTCTGTCAACCCAGCAACAGGAGAGGTCATCTGCCAGGTCGCTGAGGGCGATAAG GCAGATGTGGACAAGGCCGTTCAGGCAGCcaaggcagctttccagctgggCTCACCTTGGAGGAGGATGGATGCTTCTCATCGGGGGAAGCTGCTGAATCGTCTTGCTGACCTGATCGAGAGGGACCGGGCGTACCTGGCT GCTCTGGAGACTCTGGACAATGGCAAACCGTACTCCATCTCCTACCTGGTGGACTTGGACATGGTAGTCAAATGTCTCAG GTACTTTGCAGGCTGGTCAGATAAATATCATGGCAAAACCATCCCGTTAGATGGAGACTTCTTCTGTTACACCCGACTCGAGCCCGTGGGGGTCTGTGGACAGATCATCCCG TGGAACTTCCCACTGCTGATGCAAGCATGGAAACTGGGGCCTGCCCTGGCTACTGGGAATGTGGTTGTGATGAAAGTGGCAGAGCAGACCCCGCTGAGTGGTCTCTACGTGGCTAATCTGATCAAAGAG gctggatTCCCACCAGGCGTGGTGAACATCATCCCTGGCTTCGGGCCCACAGCAGGGGCTGCCATCTCCTCCCACATGGAGATAGATAAAGTGGCCTTCACTGGCTCCACAGAG GTGGGGCACCTCATCCAGAAGGCTGCAGCAGAGAGTAACCTAAAGAGGGTGACGCTGGAGCTTGGAGGAAAGAGCCCGAACATAATCCTGTCTGATGCAGACA TGGACTGGGCAGTGGATCAAGCCCATTTTGCCCTCTTCTTCAACCAAGGGCAGTGTTGCTGTGCAGGATCCCGAATGTATGTCCAGGAAGATATATATCATGAGTTTGTGGAGAGGAGTGTTGAGAAGGCCAAGGCCAGGGTGGTTGGAAACCCCTTTGACTTTAAAACTGAACAGGGGCCTCAG GTAGATGAAGAGCAGTTTAAGAAGATCCTTGGTTACATTAGTGCTGGGAAGCGTGAAGGAGCGAAACTGCTGTGTGGtggcagccctgctgcagacAGAGGCTACTTCATTCAGCCAACTGTCTTTGGTGACGTGCAGGACAACATGACAATTGCCAGAGAAGAG ATATTTGGGCCAGTCATGCAGATTCTGAAATTCAAAACAGTTGAGGAAGTCATTGAGAGAGCAAATGACTCCAAGTAcggcctggcagcagcagtctTTACGAAGGATCTTGACAAAGCAAACTATGTGTCACAGAGCCTGCGAGCTGGAACGGTCTG GATAAACTGCTACAATGTCTTTGGTGCCCAAGCCCCCTTTGGTGGCTACAAAGCTTCTGGAAATGGGCGAGAGCTGGGAGAATATGGTCTGGAGGCATATGTAGAGGTGAAAAAT gtgACAATGAAAATTCCACAGAAGAACTCCTAA